One Lysinibacillus sp. OF-1 DNA segment encodes these proteins:
- a CDS encoding NAD(P)-dependent malic enzyme, which translates to MDVMKKALEMHAHYSGKLEVISKVPVQDSYDLSLAYSPGVAAPCVEIEKNPSLVYDYTMKGNMVAVVSDGTAVLGLGDIGPKAALPVMEGKAILLKRFANVDAFPICLDTKNTDEIVSIVKALAPTFGAVNLEDISAPRCFEIEDRLRQECDIPVFHDDQHGTAIVVGAAMINANRIVKKDVATMKVVINGAGAAGIAILRILVQMGYKNIYMCDTKGIIYEGRTEGMNPIKEAVAHLTNPEKLHGTLEDALTGADVFIGVSVANLLTEAHIASMNENPVVFALANPNPEITYENAKAWGVRIMGTGRSDYPNQINNVLAFPGIFRGALDVRATDINETMKLAAVEAIASLVSDAELTEEYIVPKSLDERVVAIVSRAVSGAAVESGVSELFQQSTALSV; encoded by the coding sequence ATGGACGTAATGAAAAAAGCATTAGAAATGCATGCACACTATAGCGGAAAATTAGAGGTTATTTCGAAGGTGCCAGTACAGGATTCTTATGATCTTAGTTTGGCTTATTCACCTGGAGTAGCAGCTCCATGTGTGGAGATTGAGAAAAACCCATCACTTGTCTATGACTATACGATGAAAGGCAATATGGTAGCTGTTGTTTCGGATGGCACGGCAGTTTTAGGCTTAGGGGATATTGGACCTAAAGCGGCATTACCAGTAATGGAAGGGAAGGCGATTTTACTAAAGCGTTTTGCCAATGTTGATGCTTTTCCAATCTGTTTAGATACGAAAAATACGGATGAAATCGTCAGTATTGTGAAGGCGCTTGCCCCGACATTTGGTGCTGTGAACTTAGAGGATATTTCAGCGCCTAGATGCTTTGAAATTGAAGATCGCCTACGTCAGGAATGTGATATTCCAGTATTTCATGACGATCAGCATGGAACAGCGATTGTTGTAGGAGCAGCCATGATTAATGCCAACCGTATTGTGAAGAAGGATGTTGCAACGATGAAGGTTGTGATAAATGGTGCTGGTGCTGCGGGGATTGCGATTTTACGAATTCTTGTACAAATGGGCTACAAAAATATTTATATGTGCGATACAAAAGGCATTATTTATGAGGGACGTACAGAAGGGATGAATCCGATTAAAGAAGCAGTAGCTCATTTAACTAATCCAGAAAAACTGCATGGCACACTGGAAGATGCGCTAACAGGTGCGGATGTCTTTATTGGGGTTTCTGTCGCAAATTTATTAACAGAGGCACACATTGCATCCATGAATGAAAATCCAGTCGTCTTTGCCCTAGCCAATCCAAATCCTGAAATTACCTATGAAAATGCTAAAGCTTGGGGTGTGCGTATTATGGGCACGGGTCGTTCAGATTATCCAAATCAAATTAATAATGTTCTAGCATTCCCTGGTATTTTCCGTGGGGCCTTAGATGTGCGAGCAACGGATATTAATGAGACGATGAAATTAGCGGCAGTTGAAGCCATTGCTTCTCTTGTAAGTGACGCCGAATTAACAGAGGAATATATTGTACCGAAATCTTTAGATGAGCGTGTTGTGGCAATCGTTTCACGAGCTGTAAGTGGCGCTGCTGTTGAATCGGGCGTATCGGAACTATTCCAACAAAGTACAGCTCTATCTGTCTAG
- a CDS encoding MBL fold metallo-hydrolase, protein MFTREKSIEIEQHRDVRCAHGKVAVQGIGMSVYSFFVDGLLIDTGSYSLSQEFQSFFNEIPIEQLALTHSHEDHVGNAAWIQHHHKNVPIYIHRDSVSICAVDGDYPLYRQALWGERSAFVAQAIGDTIQTKSATWDVIETPGHTTDHLSFYNRETGAMFTGDLFIQPKTKVVLDEENIVHTLASLRKIVNYDFDVVYCCHAGFIADGRTKIQEKIAYLEDMEGKVKQLFMQGYTIEEMTKTIFPRDYPITKVSGEQWSSKHIITAFIHHFTQESLT, encoded by the coding sequence ATGTTTACACGTGAGAAAAGTATAGAGATTGAACAGCATCGTGATGTACGATGTGCACATGGTAAAGTAGCAGTTCAGGGGATTGGCATGAGTGTGTACAGTTTTTTTGTGGATGGGTTACTGATTGATACAGGCTCCTATTCGCTGTCGCAGGAATTCCAATCCTTTTTTAATGAAATACCAATAGAGCAATTGGCCTTAACGCATTCTCATGAGGATCATGTAGGCAATGCTGCATGGATTCAACACCATCATAAAAATGTACCTATCTATATACACCGAGATTCAGTCAGCATTTGTGCAGTGGATGGAGATTATCCGCTTTATCGTCAGGCACTGTGGGGGGAACGATCGGCGTTTGTTGCCCAAGCAATTGGCGATACTATTCAAACGAAATCAGCTACATGGGATGTCATTGAAACACCTGGGCATACAACAGATCATTTGTCGTTTTACAATCGGGAAACAGGTGCTATGTTTACAGGAGATTTGTTTATCCAGCCAAAGACGAAGGTTGTGCTTGATGAAGAAAACATCGTACATACCTTGGCGTCTTTGAGGAAAATAGTCAACTACGATTTCGATGTCGTCTATTGCTGTCATGCGGGCTTTATAGCAGATGGGCGAACAAAAATACAGGAAAAAATTGCTTATTTAGAAGACATGGAGGGAAAAGTAAAGCAATTGTTTATGCAAGGTTATACGATTGAAGAAATGACCAAAACAATTTTTCCTCGTGATTATCCGATTACGAAAGTATCTGGGGAACAATGGTCTTCCAAGCATATTATCACGGCTTTTATCCATCACTTTACGCAGGAGTCCTTAACATAA
- a CDS encoding phosphoribosylaminoimidazolesuccinocarboxamide synthase → MELLYTGKTKNVFKLEDGHYLLKFKDDVTGENGVFDPGANTVGLTIDGAGLAALRLTSYFYSKLNQQGVPTHYVDANFEDATMTVKPATVFGKGLEVICRFKAVGSFLRRYGAYVKEGQELDSFVEVTIKDDDRLDPPISEDALAMLNLLTHEEYAILKQNTIEISKFVAAELAKKGLTLYDIKLEFGRDAKTNDILLIDEISGGNMRAYKGEEYIEPLELEKMMLAE, encoded by the coding sequence GTGGAATTATTGTATACAGGTAAAACAAAAAATGTGTTCAAATTAGAAGACGGCCATTATTTATTAAAATTTAAAGATGATGTTACAGGAGAAAATGGTGTGTTTGACCCAGGTGCTAATACTGTTGGTTTAACGATTGACGGTGCGGGCTTAGCTGCTTTGCGCTTAACTTCTTATTTCTATTCGAAATTAAATCAACAAGGTGTACCTACGCACTATGTTGACGCAAACTTTGAGGATGCCACTATGACCGTGAAACCAGCAACTGTTTTTGGGAAAGGTTTAGAAGTCATTTGCCGCTTCAAGGCAGTCGGTTCATTCTTACGCCGTTATGGTGCTTATGTAAAGGAAGGACAGGAGCTGGACTCTTTTGTGGAAGTAACGATTAAAGATGATGATCGTTTAGACCCCCCTATTTCTGAAGATGCTTTAGCGATGTTAAACCTGTTAACTCACGAAGAATACGCCATTTTAAAACAAAATACAATTGAAATTTCAAAATTTGTGGCGGCAGAGCTTGCTAAAAAAGGCTTAACACTGTATGACATTAAATTAGAATTCGGTCGTGACGCTAAAACAAATGATATTTTATTAATTGATGAAATTTCTGGCGGTAATATGCGTGCTTACAAAGGCGAAGAATATATTGAACCGTTAGAGCTTGAAAAAATGATGTTAGCTGAATAA
- a CDS encoding TetR/AcrR family transcriptional regulator has translation METKEVQHVSKRQQKKTINRENIINAAIELFSSKSFAEVSMRAIAKHANVSPGLIYQYFDDQQHLFMTAFKIESSSLLNVLHQTVEGQDHQLELLATKYIEYMYMHDNLYHMMTYFMLENEQHGNVSQELHDIIDELFSLFREALRQHLPDDHLKHTVQLFFASLNGLLITYKNLPGRSSDSNLQHIKQLTNLLVHTIKRQEK, from the coding sequence ATGGAGACAAAAGAGGTTCAGCATGTATCCAAGCGACAACAGAAGAAAACGATCAATAGAGAAAATATTATTAATGCCGCTATCGAATTATTTAGTTCAAAGTCATTTGCCGAGGTGAGCATGCGGGCTATCGCTAAACATGCAAACGTTTCTCCAGGTCTAATCTATCAATATTTTGATGATCAACAACATTTATTTATGACGGCATTTAAAATTGAAAGCTCCAGCCTTTTAAACGTATTGCACCAAACCGTCGAGGGACAAGATCATCAACTCGAATTACTGGCAACAAAATATATAGAATACATGTATATGCACGATAATTTATATCATATGATGACCTATTTCATGCTAGAAAACGAACAACATGGCAATGTCTCACAAGAGCTACATGACATAATCGATGAGTTATTTTCACTTTTCAGAGAAGCTTTAAGACAACATCTCCCTGATGACCATCTTAAACATACTGTTCAACTTTTTTTCGCATCGTTAAATGGCCTATTAATTACCTATAAAAATTTACCTGGTCGTTCATCAGACTCCAATTTGCAACATATTAAGCAACTAACAAATCTTTTGGTCCATACAATAAAAAGGCAGGAAAAATAA
- a CDS encoding Yip1 family protein: MENYTETPKEERPKLNPFLAVWMHPKQAARYMINEKSIGFAILVLSIGYIGSLMSGLIDSELFPNLSPWILALLCVIFAPIAGIIGTAFSALISWLFGKLFKGTGTYSDLFKGLSLTAIPFIVLIPLYLIWLITSPDSLLDPNFIGSLPWIFWPTILVTIVVSIWSFVISVGVVAEAHQISNWMAFFTIFIPGIILFVVLFVLFFIILIGIIGVGMI; the protein is encoded by the coding sequence ATGGAAAACTATACGGAGACACCGAAAGAAGAGAGGCCTAAACTAAATCCGTTTTTAGCAGTTTGGATGCATCCAAAACAAGCAGCTCGTTATATGATTAATGAAAAATCGATTGGCTTTGCCATTTTGGTTTTGTCTATTGGTTATATCGGCTCTCTTATGTCAGGGCTGATTGATTCGGAATTATTCCCTAATCTCTCACCATGGATTTTAGCCTTATTATGTGTTATTTTTGCGCCAATCGCTGGGATTATTGGTACGGCTTTTTCCGCCCTCATTTCATGGCTATTTGGTAAATTATTCAAAGGCACTGGTACTTATTCGGACTTATTTAAAGGATTGAGCCTTACAGCCATTCCATTTATTGTACTAATCCCACTTTATTTAATTTGGTTAATAACTTCCCCAGATTCTTTATTAGACCCAAACTTTATCGGTTCATTGCCGTGGATTTTTTGGCCAACTATTTTAGTAACCATCGTTGTTAGTATCTGGTCTTTTGTTATTTCAGTAGGTGTTGTTGCCGAAGCACATCAAATCTCTAACTGGATGGCCTTCTTCACTATTTTTATTCCAGGAATCATTCTTTTCGTTGTATTGTTTGTTCTTTTCTTTATCATTCTCATTGGCATTATCGGTGTTGGTATGATTTAA
- a CDS encoding methyl-accepting chemotaxis protein, with the protein MKSLFQFRSIKAKLIAFSLLLLLIPLIILGFSSYQQSKANLETVGKENLRNSVEMTIAMIEQFNQQVEAGNLSLEEAQEKVKIAILGEKDSEGKRPINKEIKLGDNGYIFVVDQKGNSIAHPNIEGSNVWDEQDDSGFKYMQEIIAVGNDGGGFVSYEWALPNTDQLEEKGVYTETDPYWGWVIGASTYLMDFNKPAESILKLTIIVIAIAVIVGIFVIWQYASSMAKPINRVAQAMEQFAQGDLSQDSISIRSKDEIGKLANAMNQMQQKLKDMIHNIAQASDLINTSSKELTQSANEVNMGAEQVAITMHELASGAEGQAHHSNELTSLMERFTADLQETNQHGAHIHQSSVEVLALTNEGSQLMTSSNSQMVKIDSIVQNAVEKVKNLDAQAQEISKLVVVIKDIADQTNLLALNAAIEAARAGEQGKGFAVVADEVRKLAEQVAFSVNDITSIVTNIQQDFDVVTTSLEDGYQEVKEGTNQIKATSETFNTISYSINDVVESVKLISTNLSKVTEDGRKMNNSIQEIAAVAEESAAGVEQTTATTEETSSSMDDMAGKSAQLSELALQLKALIAQFKL; encoded by the coding sequence ATGAAGTCATTATTTCAATTTCGATCCATTAAGGCGAAGCTGATTGCTTTCTCTTTGCTGCTTTTATTGATTCCCCTTATTATTCTTGGCTTTTCAAGTTATCAACAAAGTAAAGCAAATTTAGAGACTGTAGGAAAAGAGAATTTACGAAACAGTGTAGAAATGACCATTGCCATGATTGAGCAATTCAATCAACAGGTAGAGGCAGGCAATCTATCCTTAGAGGAAGCGCAAGAAAAAGTAAAGATTGCGATTTTAGGTGAGAAGGATAGCGAAGGAAAACGACCGATTAATAAAGAGATTAAGCTAGGCGATAACGGCTATATATTCGTCGTAGACCAAAAAGGGAACTCCATCGCACACCCTAATATAGAGGGCTCTAATGTCTGGGATGAGCAGGATGATAGTGGCTTTAAATATATGCAAGAAATCATTGCCGTTGGGAATGATGGTGGTGGCTTTGTAAGCTATGAATGGGCATTACCAAATACAGATCAATTGGAAGAAAAGGGTGTTTATACAGAAACAGACCCTTATTGGGGATGGGTTATTGGTGCGAGTACTTATTTAATGGATTTCAATAAACCAGCAGAAAGTATTTTAAAATTAACAATCATTGTGATTGCTATTGCGGTTATTGTGGGCATATTTGTGATTTGGCAATATGCAAGTAGTATGGCAAAACCGATTAACCGAGTGGCTCAAGCTATGGAACAGTTTGCGCAGGGTGATTTATCTCAAGACAGCATATCTATTCGATCAAAGGATGAAATAGGCAAGCTGGCAAATGCAATGAATCAAATGCAACAGAAATTGAAGGATATGATTCATAATATCGCGCAAGCTTCTGATTTGATTAATACTTCTAGTAAAGAACTGACACAATCAGCAAATGAAGTGAATATGGGAGCGGAGCAAGTGGCGATTACGATGCATGAATTAGCATCAGGTGCAGAAGGACAAGCTCATCATTCGAATGAATTAACATCCTTGATGGAACGCTTCACGGCGGATTTACAGGAAACGAATCAGCATGGTGCTCATATTCATCAATCCTCTGTGGAAGTATTAGCATTAACAAATGAAGGAAGTCAGCTAATGACATCCTCCAATTCTCAAATGGTGAAGATTGATAGCATTGTGCAAAATGCGGTAGAGAAAGTGAAAAATTTAGATGCCCAAGCTCAGGAAATTTCAAAGCTGGTCGTTGTTATTAAAGATATAGCAGATCAAACGAACCTGCTAGCTTTGAATGCTGCCATTGAAGCGGCTAGAGCTGGTGAGCAGGGCAAAGGATTTGCAGTGGTGGCAGATGAAGTACGCAAGCTGGCAGAACAAGTAGCGTTTTCAGTTAACGACATTACATCAATTGTCACGAACATTCAGCAGGATTTTGATGTTGTCACAACCTCTTTAGAGGATGGTTATCAAGAGGTTAAAGAAGGAACGAATCAAATAAAAGCTACTAGCGAAACGTTTAATACAATTAGTTATTCCATCAATGATGTAGTAGAAAGTGTTAAACTAATTTCAACGAATTTATCGAAGGTTACAGAAGACGGTCGTAAAATGAACAACTCGATTCAGGAGATTGCTGCGGTAGCAGAGGAATCTGCTGCAGGTGTTGAGCAGACAACGGCTACAACGGAAGAGACAAGTAGCTCTATGGATGATATGGCAGGGAAATCTGCCCAATTATCAGAGTTAGCCTTACAATTGAAAGCGTTGATTGCCCAATTCAAACTATAG